Genomic DNA from Flavobacterium sp. N502540:
TGCGAAATCAAGATTTTGCAAACATTCGATATTATTATTCAATTGTTTCACAGAGCTTGCTCCGATCAAAACTGAAGTAATTCGTTTGTCCTTTTGGAGCCATGACAAAGCCATTTGAGCCAAAGACTGGTTTCTGTTTCCGGCAATTTCGTTCAACTGAACTAATTTCTGTATGCGTTCTTGTGTAACCTCATCTTCTTTCAAATGTCCGTTTGGATTATGTGCCCTTGAGTTTTCAGGGATTCCGTTTAGATATTTATCCGTCAGAAGTCCTTGTGCCAATGGAGAAAACGCAATACAGCCTACTCCTTTTTCTTCGAGAACATCTAACAAACCATTTTCTACCCAACGCTCCAGCATAGAATACTTTGCCTGATGAATCAAACATGGTGTTCCTAATTGCTTCAAAACATCTACAGCTACTCTGGTTTGTTCCGCCGAATAGTTACTTATTCCCACATACAAAGCTTTTCCGCTTCTCACAGCATAATCTAAAGCCATCATCGTTTCCTCAATTGGAGTTTCAGGATCCGGACGATGCGAATAAAAAATATCCACATAATCTACTTTCATTCTTTTTAAACTCTGATCCAGACTTGACAGCAAATATTTACGAGAGCCCCAATCTCCATAAGGCCCATCCCACATGGTGTAGCCTGCTTTGGTCGAGATAATGATTTCGTCTCTTAAATTTCCCTGAAAGTTATGCCAGAGTATTTTTCCAAAATTAGTTTCTGCAGATCCGGGAACCGGTCCATAATTATTGGCCAGATCATAATGTGTAATTCCTTTATCAAAAGCTTCAACGGCAATACATTCTGCAGTATCAAAATTATCTACCGATCCGAAATTATGCCACAATCCTAAAGAAATCTGAGGCAGTAACAATCCGCTTTTTCCACATCTGTTATATTTCATTGTTGTAATTATAAGTTTTATAGCATTTAAAGGTAGAAACAAACCCCATTATTTTAAAAGCAAATAGTGCTTTATTTTTGTAAATTTGTTTAAACAATAAATTTATGGAAAATAACTGGCAAAACTTAATTTCAATCGATCCGGCATTCGGTTTGGCAAACCTGTGATTGCAGGAAACCGAATTTGCGTCTCAAACATTCTTTCCTGGCTATCTACAGCTATGACTTTCGAAGAAATTATAGCTGATTTTCCCGAACTAAAAAAAGAGCATATTTTAGCGGCTTTAGCCTTTGCTGCAAACAGGGAAAATATTACAAATCAAATTTTATAACTGTTTCATTCAGTACTAAAACAAGAAGCAGGCAAATTCACTTTATTAAACAGATCAGATTGAATTGTATTTCCCCAGGCAAAACGAACCTTAACCGGATTTTTAACTTTTTTACTGCTTACTACGACCTGATCGTTTCTAATTAAGGCTTCGGCTGTATAGAAAATACCATCTGCCCCTGCAACTTCAAACTGGTTGGACACCCCGTTTTTAAAATACAGACCATCAGCACAATCAAAAGAAAGAGTTACCATCTCTTTATCGATTTTAAAACTCTTAAAAAGCGGTCCATTAACCAACCCAATAGTACTTTTATAAGTGTTTGCCAAAGCCAGATTGGCTAAACGGACTCCCACTGTCTTTTTATCTTTGGGATGAATTTCTTTTACATCTGAAATGTCACTGGTTACAATCATTCCGGTATTTGAAACTTCTTTGAGTAATTTTCTCTGTGAATTTCTTATGATGACATTATGAAAATTATTACTTCCTGTTTTAAAAGGGGCAATTTGTACATAATAAAATGGGAAATCATCGTTCCAGACTTTCCGCCATGAGGTAATCAAAGCCGATAATGTTTTGTCATATACTAAAGAACCAACATTCGATTCTCCCTGATACCAAATTGTTCCGGCAATCTTGTATCCAACCAAAGGATAGATCATCGCATTGTACGCACGTCCCGGCTGTCTGGGCCCATACTCCTGCTCATTTAATTTTCTTGCATTTTCCAACAAAACGGGATCATTCTGAACGACTTCTGCGGGTATCCAAACTTCTGCGGGAGTACCTCCCCAGTTGGAAGATATTAACCCAATTGGAACATTCTTTAGTTCTTCTCTTAAGCGTTTGGCAAAAAAATAACCAACAGCACTAAAGTATTTCATGGTTTCGGGAGTCGATTCTGTCCAGTTACCAAGCAGATTGTTCTGTTGCGTTGTAGCCGTTAATTTCGGAACGTTAAAAAATCGAATATTAGGATTTACTGCATTTTTAGTTTCTTCCTCGCCATTGTCAATTCCCCAGCTTGATGACATTTCCATATTCGATTGCCCCGAACAAATCCAAACTTCTCCTATCAAAATGTTTTTAAGAATAATTTCGTTGTACCCTTTGATGGAAATTACATAGGGGCCACCGGCTTCGGGTGTTTTTATTTTCAGCTCCCATTGTGCCAGATTGTTTGCTTTAACTTTATACTCGATATTGCTCCAGTCAACCACTAATCTGATTTCTTCCTGCGGATTGGCCCAACCCCAAATCTTAACTTCAGCATTGCGCTGTAAAACCATATTATCACCAAAAATATTGGGTAGAGAGACATTTGCCATCATAAAACCGGGAATAATCATCAGAAAGAGAACAAACTTAAACATATTATTTTTCATCGTATCGCTTTTTTAAGAGAACCTGCTTAGCTGACTATTGCCAACTTAATTCTTAAGTACCCATTGCATTTTAACAATTTCAACTACTTCCGCCCAGTGATATTATATAGCGAAATTCTTTATGCTTTCCATAAAAACATCATTCTTTAAAGATACTAATTAAAAAAAGGATAGCATAAACATCATAAAAAAACTCCGGATACATTACATACCCGGAGCTTCTCGCTTTATAACTAATATATTTAAAACTCTTAGATCACTGTGCCTTTTAGTGTAAGGACTTTTGGAGTACTTTCGGCACTTGTGGTTACCGTAACTGTTTTTGTAAAGCCACCTTTATTTGCAGCGTTATAAGTTGCGGTTACTTTTGCTGATTTACCAGGCAAAATCGGTTCTTTAGTATAATCTGTTGCTGTACAACCGCAAGACCCTACTACATTTGTAATCACAACAGCAGTTTTTCCGGTATTTTTAAATTCGTAAACAATTGCTTTTGGAGTTCCCTGAGGAATTTCTCCTACATCTATAGTTTCAGCTTTCCATACTACAGTTGAAGCCGCTGCTGCAGCAACTTTTGTTTCAGAATTTAATGACTTTAACGGTGCGATTGCCGAAAAAGACATTAAACCTAGTGCCAAAGCTAACATCGAAATTTTAATCATTTTCATAGCTAAATATTTTATTGGTTAATGATATTTCAAAAGTACTTCTATAGGGATCAAATCGCTGTTAACCGCTTTCAAATCTTTGTTAACGACTTGTTAATTGGTGTTTTTCACTATAAATTTGATTAATATTACACTTTAAAAAACTGTTTTCTTGAAACTCAACAAACTCAATAGCATCATTTTATTAGGCTTAGTGGCTATTATCAGTATACTGGTAACCCAGCTGCTTTGGACCAAAGAAGCTTTTACTATAGAACAAAAAAAACTCAGCCAAAAAGCACATCTCGCTTTGCTTGAAGTCGCTAAAAAACTATACGAAGGAACCAATCATGAACTTCCGGCACAAAATCCTGTTCAAAAGATTGCCAACGATTATTATATTGTAAATATTGACAATGATTTTGAACCTGATATTCTGGAATTTTACCTTAAAAGTGAGTTCAAAAAAATGAATATTACGACTGATTTTGAATATGCGATGTACAATTGTCAGAGTGACGAAATGGTCTATGGGAATTATATTTCTCTATCTGAAAAAAAGACCATCAAGCAACCGGTTTATTTTCCAAAACACAAGAACCTGGTTTATTATTTCGCCATACGTTTTCCAAATGAGACGACCTATTTGTTTAGTTCGATGCGATTCTGGTTTATACTTTCGATTGCTCTGATTCTTATTTTGTTAATTTATGTGTATTCGATTTTTACCCTTTTACAACAAAAAAAATACTCCGAACTGCAGCGTGATTTCATCAATAATATGACGCATGAATTTAAAACACCTTTATCGTCTATTCTGATTGCATCTAAATATCTGATCGAGCAAACACCTATTAAAGAAGACAAAAAACTCTATACGTACACTGACATCATTATCAACCAAAGCAACAAACTGAATGGTCATATTGAAAAGATTTTAAATGTAGCAAAATCTGATTATGCACCACTGGAATTAAAGAAGGAGACGGTTTTAGTTGTTCCGATTATTGAAGAAGTAATCCAAAACATCCTTTTAAAATATCCGGAGGCAAATATCAAAATTGAGACCTTTTCCAAAGAGTACAAAATTGAAACGGACGTTTTTCATTTCTCAAATTTAGTTTACAATTTACTTGATAATGCAGTAAAATATTGTTCCGGAAAATGCCTTATTCTAATTGGAATAACGGCCGAAAATTCGGTTTTAAAATTAGCTTTCAAAGACAACGGAGTTGGAATTTCATCTAAAAACCTTTCCTTTATCTTTGATAAATTCTACCGTGCTCAAAACGAAAAAAGCAATGAGGTAACCGGTTTTGGACTAGGTTTGTATTATGTAAAAGAAATTTGCAACTTGCACAACTGGAAAATAAAAGCGGAGAACAATTCCGAAAAAGGCATCACTATAACTTTATCAATTCCATATAAAAAATGAAACAATTCAAAATACTTTATACTGAAGACGATGAAACCCTGGCATTCCTGACCAAAGACAATCTGGAACAGAACAACTATGAAGTGAATCATTGCCGTGACGGACAAATGGGTCTCGAAAACTTTAAAAAAGAGAATTTTGACATTTGTATTCTTGATATCATGATGCCTAAGATGGATGGCTTTGAACTGGCCGCTCAGATCAGAAAATGCAACAGCGACATTCCGATTATCTTTCTTTCTGCCAAAACATTAAAGGAAGACCGCATTAAAGGATTGCGTTTGGGTGCCGATGATTATCTTGTAAAACCTTTTAGCATTGAAGAATTGCTTTTAAAAATTGAAATTTTTCTGAAGCGTTCACAGAAAAACATTTTAACTGAAAAACCGGTTTATGAGATTGGCAAATATCAATTTGACACGAGTAATTTTGTTCTTTTCAACGAAAGTGAAAAAATCAGCCTTACGCAGCGTGAAGCCGAATTATTGAAATTATTTCTTGACAATAAAAACTCTGTTTTAAAAAGAGAACAAATTCTTACCTCTCTCTGGGGAACCGATGATTATTTTATGGGACGTAGTCTGGACGTTTTTATTTCACGACTTCGTAAGATTCTAAGCAACGAAAAAGGCATTTCTATTGAGAACCTTCACGGAATTGGTTTTCGATTTACCATGTAATTTATAGGCTTAAATTCTTCCATTTTTTGTATTTTAGTACTTATTTTCTCCAATATGAAATTACATCATTTACGCAACGCCACTTTAGTTATTGAAACTGAAACCGATGTTATATTGGTTGATCCGATGTTGGGGAAAAAGAAAACGATTGCACCTTTTACTATTTTCCGTTACAAACCCAAAAGAAACCCGCTTATCGCTTTACCCAAAAACAGCAGAGATATTTTGAGTAAAGTAACCGTCTGCCTTATTACTCACTTACATCCTGACCATATCGATAAAGCGGGCGAGATTTTTTTAAGACGCAAAAGTATTCCGGTCATTTGCAGCAGCAAAGATCAAAGTGCTCTATCGAAAAGAGGCTTAAGCATCGTACAAACCTTAAACTATTGGGAACCTCAGGAATTCCTGGGAGGTAAAATAACAGGGATTCCCGCCGTTCATGGCTATGGGATTGTTGCCAAACTTATGGGAAACGTTATGGGCTTTCATATCGAATTACCCAATCAAAAATCTATTTATATCAGTTCTGATACTATTTTTACGGAACACGTACAAAAAGTCCTGATTGAGTTTAAACCCGACATTTCGGTTGTCGCCTGTGGAACTGCCAGATTAGATTTCGGTCAGCCCTTATTGATGCGAATGAACGATATTCTGAAATTTGCCGCGCTTGCTCCCGGAAGAGTATTCGCTAATCATTTGGAAGCTTTAAATCACTGTCCGACAACAAGAACAGCATTAAAACAAGCACTTCTGGACAATAATCTTTTGGATAAAGTTTCGATTCCAAATGACGGTACCTGTGTAGAATACTAACTCTTCATTTAGTACAAAGAAAAACTACAAAACCAATAATCCGAACTCACGCAAAGTATTAACGGGTTTGGAATACCAGAACAGTTCGAAATCGTCTAAATTAGTTTCAAAATCATTCTTCACTTCCTGAAAAGTGTAGTTTTTAGCATTTGAAATAGCCATTTTACTTAAAATTTGAACCAGCCATTCTCCTTCTTCTTTATTCGTCTGAATGTTGAAACTTTCTTTTTTATCATGGAAAGTAAAACTCATCATTTCCCAGCTTCTCCCTTTTTTAGATTTTGTGAAATGCTCCACAAATGGTTTTCCGCCTAACCAGACTACTTTTGCATTGGGTTTTGTATTGAAATCATTTCCTTCTTCAAGGGCATTGAAAATAAAATCGGGGTCTATTTTGGTCTTCGGGATTTTAAAATCAAACCAATCCTGCAATTCGTAATCAAAACAGATTCCATGCATAAAATTAAAAAGTGATTTCTTCAACCCAAAACTAAATTTATCGTGATTGATTCCTGTAGAATCGGTATAATCAATATCATTATTCGCAAAAGTTCCGATAGCTTCCGTTGCTTTTGTGACACCAAATTTTTCCGGATACAATCCAACCGGACTGTGGGCTGTCATCGCAAACTGGTGCCAAAATCCCGACTGCAGAATCCCCGCCTCAAATAACTGACGCACCATTTCGAGACTATCCACCGTTTCCTGAATGGTCTGAGTTGGATAACCATACATCAAATAAGCATGAACCATGATTCCGGCTTCGGTAAAATTTCGGGTTACTCTTGCAACCTGTTCTACTGTTACCCCTTTGTCAATTAACTTTAATAATCGGTCTGAGGCCACTTCTAAACCACCTGAAACGGCAATACAGCCTGAAGCTTTAAGTAATAAACACAAATCTTTCGAAAAACTTTTTTCAAATCGAATATTGGTCCACCACGTTACTGCTAGTTTCCGACGCAAAATTTCTAAAGCCAAAGCACGCATCAGTGCCGGCGGAGCTGCTTCATCTACAAAATGGAATCCATTCTGCCCTGTTTGCAGCATCATCTCTTCCATACGATCGCACAATAAATTAGCCGCGACCGGCTCGTAAACTTTTATATAATCTAATGAGATGTCACAAAAAGTACATTTTCCCCAATAACAGCCATGTGCCATAGTGAGTTTATTCCAACGTCCATCACTCCACATTCGGTGCATCGGATTCACAATTTCGATTACTGAAATGTATTTATCCAAAGGCAGATCCGAATAATCGGGAGTTCCAACCTGAGACTGTTTATAATCGTGTTTTAAAGAATTGTTTTTGTAGACTACTTCTCCGTTTTCCAGCAGAAAAGTTCTTTTGTATCGCTTCTCGACTTCGCTCGAAGGGACATCATTTGGGATTTCCAGATTAAAAATTAGTTCTTCAATTGGAACTTCTCCGTCATCCAGAGTAATAAAATCAAAAAACTCAAAAACACGTCGATCCGAAAGTGAACGCAATTCGGTATTTGGAAAACCTCCACCCATCGAAATTTTAATTTCCGGATGATATTGTTTTACCCATTGTGCACATCTGAAAGCACTATACAAATTCCCCGGAAAAGGAACGGATATCAGAAAAAAGGTAGGTTGAACCGCTTCAATTTTTTCTTTTAAAATTGAAATTAAAATAGAATCGATATAGGTTAGTTCCTGCTGTAAAGCTTCATATAATTCATCAAACGAATTGGCACTTCTCCCTAAACGTTCGGCATATCGGCTGAAACCAAAATTCTCATCAATACATTCCACAATAAAATCCGAAATATCCTCAAGATATAAGGTCGCAAGATGCTTGGCTTTATCCTGCGTTCCCATGGTTCCGAAAGCCCAGTCCAATTCTTCCAACTGTGCAAAACGGGAGGCCTCGGGCAGAAAATCTTCCTGGCAGATCTGTAAGGCCAAAGTTGGATTTTTCCCTTGCAGAAACTGAATCACTGCATCAATTGTTTTAATGTATTCGTCCTGCAGCGCAAAAATACGCTTAGCATTATCTGAAATGTCTTCCCTCAACTCCGCTCGGGAGGACAAATCTTTAAAAAGATTTTCAGAATAAAGAAACAAATCAATCAATCCTTTCTTCGAAAACAATTCCAAAATCACATCAATACCCAAATCAGCCTGAACCGATTCGATATTTTTAGTATTCAGAAAACCTTTTATATACGCTGTTGCCGGATACGGGGTATTCAGCTGTGTAAAAGGTGGTGTAATTACAAAAAGTTTTGTTTTCAAAAGGACATTATTTTTTTGCAAAAATACGGGATATTTAGAGACTTTTCAGGAAAAGATTTTATTAGTCCGGGTTTTGATTTTTTACTATTGTTTTATCGATATTTAATTACATTTGTCACTATTCAATTTATTCAGATGAAGCAACGTTTACTTTTATTTTTTTTCTTATTTACTTTTCAATTATTCTCACAAAATACAAGTCCGTCAATTGGGTTTAAAGAAAATAAAGGCCAGATTATTGATCAAAAAGGAAAACCAAATACTGCTGTAAAATACTTACTGAACACTAACGGATTAAATGTTCAGCTAAAGAAAAATGGCTTTTCATACGACGTATACGAAGTTAAGAAAACTCCCCGTCGACAAACTCCAAAAACAGCCAAAACACTTCCGCATCTAATTCCCGAAAAGGATAATGAAGAAAATCCGGAGTTTGACTTAGAATACACCTTTCACAGAATTGATATTGACTTTGTAAATTCAAACTCAAAAGTTGAATTGGTTACTGAAAAAAAATCAACCGATTTTGATAATTACTATAATATTCCCAATAAACCGGAAGGAATTACTGGCGTTTATCAATACAAACAAATTACTTATAAAAATATCTATCCAAATATTGATGTTGTTTTTACGATTCCGAATGATCCCAAAAAAGTCGTCGAATACAATTTTGTAATTCATCCAAAAGGTAAAATCTCCGACATTCAGTTAAAATTTAATGGCGCTGAAACTGACTTGATTGATAATAAAATCCAGATGAATGTTCGTTTTGGAAAAATGGAAGAAACGCTTCCTGCTAGTTGGATTGAAGATCGAGGAACTAAAAAAGAAATAACAGTTGGTTATACTAAAATTAAGAAGAATGTTTATGGATTTGATTCAACCGATCCTGTTAATGGAAAAACGATTGTTATTGACCCTGTGCCAACGAGACTTTGGGGGACTTATTATGGCGATATTCATTTTACTGACGAACCAAATTCTATTAATCTTGATCACCTAGGAAATACAATTTTTACAGGAAGCACTGAGAGTACTACTGGAATTGCAACTAGCGGTTCTTTTCAATCAGTTGCAACAACATTTCGACCTGCTTTCATTGTTAAGCTAAATTCAAATGGAGTAAGAATTTGGGGGACTTATTTGGGAGGAGCTGGAGTTCAATGTGCTAAAATTAATTCTCTGAATCAAATTTATATTGCCGGATATGCTTCCACAGGATCACTTTCAACTCCTAATACATATAAAGAAATTGCTGACGATACTGATGGTCTATTGATGAAATTCGATACTGATGGCCAAAGAATTTGGGGCACCTATTTTGGAGGAAAAGGTTTTGAGCGGATAGATGCTATTTCTATAGACAATCGTGAAAATATTATAATCGCGGGAGAAACTCATAGTTTTGAAGGAATTGCGACTCCCGGTGGATATCAAACTACATTAAGTAATTCCTCTGATTATACAGGGTTCTTTGCAAAATTCAACAAAGATGGGAGTAAACTACTTTATGGAAGTTATTTTCCTTTTGTAATAAAATGTAGTACAATAGACCAAAACGACAATGTAATTCTTGCAGGAAATCAATATTTTAGTGATTTTTATACCTATCCAAATATCGCAACGACCGGAGCATTTAAAACAACTCATAATTCTAATGATGGCTTTATAATTAAATTTAATTCCAATTTCACAAAACTTTGGTGCACCTATTATGGTGGAGATAAAACTGTCACAGACCCATCTCCCAATTCAGATATAATAAGCGGAATTGGAAGTGATAATGCAAATAACATATATATTGTTGGATCTACAACTAGTTCAAACAATATGGCCACAATCGGAGCATTTAAAACTTCTCAAAATATAGATGGTAAAGATGCCTTCATTGCAAAATTCAATACAAATGGAGAGAGACAATGGGGAACATATTTTGGCGGTGACTCCACAGCATATACTGATTTTGGCACAAACTGTTTTGTTTCATCAGAGGGGAATATATATTTAATTGGATATACAGATAACCCAACTAATATCTCTACTCCAAATTCTTTTCAAAGTATTATTAAAAGAGGACCTGATGGATATATTGCAAATTTTTCGACAAGCGGTGATTTAAACTGGAGTACTTATTATGGTGGAAAAGGAGGGGATTTTTTAAGAAGTATTGATGTTTTAGATGGAAAAATTGTCGTTTCAGGGAGAACTGTTTATGATGACTCATCAGATTTAAGTACACCAGGAACACATAAAACAAATGGTGGAGGGTTTGTTGATGTTTTTGTCGCAGAGTTCCAAGATTGCCAATTGTATACAACTACCACTAGCAACTCCCCTATTTGTATTAACAAAACCTTAGAATTAAAAGCATCAGGAGGAACCAATTACTTATGGACAGGTCCAAATGGTTTTACTTCAACAGACCAAAATCCAACAATTACAAACGCAACATCAGTAAATAGTGGAGAATATAGCTGCTTGATTACAGGAACTGGAGGCTGCGATGCTACAAAAAAGACAAATGTAGTTATTGGAGATATAGAAAAACCAATTCCTGATATTACAAATCTTCCTGTTATAAGTGGAGATTGCCATACCGTAGTAAACACAATTCCAACAGCTACGGATGTTTGTGCTGGAATTATCAACGGAACCACAACAAATCCACTATCTTATAATTTACCAGGAACTTACACCATTGTATGGAATTATAATGATGGAAGTGGAAATATCGCAACGCAAAACCAAATTGTAAAGATTATTAGTCAACCGCTTCCTGTTACAAACACACCACAAACTTTCTGTATCCAGCAAAATGCAACATTAGCCAGTATTCAAATTACAGGAAACAACATCAAATGGTATGACTCCCAGACAACCGGAGCACTTTTATCGAATACAACTTTACTTCAAAATGGGGTAACCTATTATGCAACTCAAACGATTAACGGTTGTGAAAGCGAAAGAATTCCTGTTACTATTAACATTCAAAATACGGCAGCTCCAACAGGAAATGCAAATCAGCCTTTTTGTACAGGTCAGAATCCAACGATTGCCAATATTCAAACAAATGGAAATGCCGTAAAATGGTACGATTCGCTACATAACGGTTCTCTGTTAGTCGAAACAACAAATTTAACTGACGGAAAAACCTATTATGCTTCTCAGACTATTAACGGCTGCGAAGGCCCGCGATTTGGAGTTACCGTTTCAATCGTAAATACGCCTTCTGCACCAACAGGAAATACCAATCAACAATTTTGCAAAAGCGAGAATGCAACTTTAAGTAATCTTCAAATAACCGGGCAAAATATAAAATGGTACGATACGAGTTTCTCAGCTGCTGTCTTACCAAGTACAACTTTATTGGAAAACAACAGAACCTATTACGCATCACAAACTACCGGTTGTGAAAGCGATAGAACTCCAATTTTAGTTCAGGTGCATGACACCGCTTTACCTATCGGAAATAGTAACCAACAGTTCTGTATCGATGAAAATGCTACCATTGCCAATCTTGCCATTTCTGGTTCAGCTATTAAATGGTATGATGCAGCAACGAATGGAACTATTTTACAGGCAACTTCTTTATTGCAAAACCGCATTTATTATGCTTCACAAACCTTAAATAATTGCGAAAGCGAAAGACTTGCCATCACTGTAAAAATACAGGACACCCAAAAACCAATAGCTGATTCACGACAAACTTTCTGTTTCCAACAGAACGCTTCCATAAAAGATATCAATATCATTGGGCAAAATATAAAATGGTTTGAAAGTAACGCTTCTACTGTAGCGTTATTAGAATCAACCGCACTTAAAAGTGGTATTACCTATTATGCCTCTCAAACCATTGCGAATTGTGAAAGCGACAGAATTTCAGTTGCTATAAATATTCTTGAAGCTACGAATCAAAATTGTATCCACTTCGTTGAAGAACTTCCTTTTCCTAAATTTTTTACTCCAAATAATGATGGCTATAATGATACCTGGACAATCGATTTTGGATATCTGGCACCTAACACCGTGATTCAAATATATGACCGTTACGGAAAATTCATTAAAGAACTAACTAAGGACGCCTATTGGGACGGAACGTACCTGGGTAAAAATGAACCTACTTCAGATTATTGGTTTACAGCTACTCGATCCAACGGTAAGGAATACCGAGGTCATTTTACTTTGAAACGATAAAAAAATACAAAGTCCACAAAGTTTAACGGTAAAACTCTGTGGACTTTGTATAAACTTTTGTGAGTATAACAATTGAATACTAAAACTGGTGCACTTTCTTAGAAATTACCAAAAAGGAAACCAACGAAATTAAAGCGGCACCAGTCAGATAAAAACCTACATAACTTAAACCGTAAGTACTTGCCAGCCAAATAGCGATCATTGGCGCAAATGCCGCACCAAGGATTCCCGCCAAATTAAACGTTAAGGAAGCTCCGGAGTAACGAACATTTGTTGGAAACAATTCCGACAGGAAAGTTCCTAAAGGTCCATAAGTGAATCCCATCAGTGCCATTCCGGTACAGGCAAATGTGGTAATTAGAATGATATTTCCTTTGCTTAAAAAAGAAGAAAACAAAAAACCGAAAAGTGCAATAGCTATGGTGGCAATAATTAGCATTTTACGTCGTCCGATTTTATCGGCAACTACTGCCGAAACCGGAATAAAAAGGGCAAAAAACAAAACAGAGAACAACTGAACCAATAATGCATCTCTTTTGGTAATCCCTAAATCGGAAGTGATCCAGCTTAAAGTAAAAACGGTCATCAGATAAAAAACCAAAAAGGTGGTAACAGCCGCCAATGTTCCAAAAATCAATTGATTTCGATACGATTTAATCAAAGTTAAAAAGGGAACTTTAACTTCTTCCTTTTCTTTTTTAGCATTCTCAAATGAAGGAGTTTCGGTAATTTTTGTTCGGATATAAAATCCCACAACAACCAAAAGCGAGCTTGCTATAAATGGAATTCTCCAGCCATAATCCATAAAGTTTTCATTGGTCATCATGTCTGTCAGAATTAAAAAAGTTCCGCCCGAAAGCAGCAATCCAATAGGAGCGCCCAATTGTGGAAACATTCCGTACCAGGCACGTTTATCCGGAGGTGCATTTTCGATTGCCAATAAAACAGCTCCACCCCATTCGCCTCCTAAACCTACACCTTGTCCAAATCGACACAGCATTAACAATAAAGGAGCGGCAACACCAATACTGGCATAACCGGGCAAAAATCCGATCGTAACCGTCGAAATACCCATCGTTAATAATGCGGCCACCAAAGTA
This window encodes:
- a CDS encoding T9SS type B sorting domain-containing protein — translated: MKQRLLLFFFLFTFQLFSQNTSPSIGFKENKGQIIDQKGKPNTAVKYLLNTNGLNVQLKKNGFSYDVYEVKKTPRRQTPKTAKTLPHLIPEKDNEENPEFDLEYTFHRIDIDFVNSNSKVELVTEKKSTDFDNYYNIPNKPEGITGVYQYKQITYKNIYPNIDVVFTIPNDPKKVVEYNFVIHPKGKISDIQLKFNGAETDLIDNKIQMNVRFGKMEETLPASWIEDRGTKKEITVGYTKIKKNVYGFDSTDPVNGKTIVIDPVPTRLWGTYYGDIHFTDEPNSINLDHLGNTIFTGSTESTTGIATSGSFQSVATTFRPAFIVKLNSNGVRIWGTYLGGAGVQCAKINSLNQIYIAGYASTGSLSTPNTYKEIADDTDGLLMKFDTDGQRIWGTYFGGKGFERIDAISIDNRENIIIAGETHSFEGIATPGGYQTTLSNSSDYTGFFAKFNKDGSKLLYGSYFPFVIKCSTIDQNDNVILAGNQYFSDFYTYPNIATTGAFKTTHNSNDGFIIKFNSNFTKLWCTYYGGDKTVTDPSPNSDIISGIGSDNANNIYIVGSTTSSNNMATIGAFKTSQNIDGKDAFIAKFNTNGERQWGTYFGGDSTAYTDFGTNCFVSSEGNIYLIGYTDNPTNISTPNSFQSIIKRGPDGYIANFSTSGDLNWSTYYGGKGGDFLRSIDVLDGKIVVSGRTVYDDSSDLSTPGTHKTNGGGFVDVFVAEFQDCQLYTTTTSNSPICINKTLELKASGGTNYLWTGPNGFTSTDQNPTITNATSVNSGEYSCLITGTGGCDATKKTNVVIGDIEKPIPDITNLPVISGDCHTVVNTIPTATDVCAGIINGTTTNPLSYNLPGTYTIVWNYNDGSGNIATQNQIVKIISQPLPVTNTPQTFCIQQNATLASIQITGNNIKWYDSQTTGALLSNTTLLQNGVTYYATQTINGCESERIPVTINIQNTAAPTGNANQPFCTGQNPTIANIQTNGNAVKWYDSLHNGSLLVETTNLTDGKTYYASQTINGCEGPRFGVTVSIVNTPSAPTGNTNQQFCKSENATLSNLQITGQNIKWYDTSFSAAVLPSTTLLENNRTYYASQTTGCESDRTPILVQVHDTALPIGNSNQQFCIDENATIANLAISGSAIKWYDAATNGTILQATSLLQNRIYYASQTLNNCESERLAITVKIQDTQKPIADSRQTFCFQQNASIKDINIIGQNIKWFESNASTVALLESTALKSGITYYASQTIANCESDRISVAINILEATNQNCIHFVEELPFPKFFTPNNDGYNDTWTIDFGYLAPNTVIQIYDRYGKFIKELTKDAYWDGTYLGKNEPTSDYWFTATRSNGKEYRGHFTLKR
- a CDS encoding B12-binding domain-containing radical SAM protein; translation: MKTKLFVITPPFTQLNTPYPATAYIKGFLNTKNIESVQADLGIDVILELFSKKGLIDLFLYSENLFKDLSSRAELREDISDNAKRIFALQDEYIKTIDAVIQFLQGKNPTLALQICQEDFLPEASRFAQLEELDWAFGTMGTQDKAKHLATLYLEDISDFIVECIDENFGFSRYAERLGRSANSFDELYEALQQELTYIDSILISILKEKIEAVQPTFFLISVPFPGNLYSAFRCAQWVKQYHPEIKISMGGGFPNTELRSLSDRRVFEFFDFITLDDGEVPIEELIFNLEIPNDVPSSEVEKRYKRTFLLENGEVVYKNNSLKHDYKQSQVGTPDYSDLPLDKYISVIEIVNPMHRMWSDGRWNKLTMAHGCYWGKCTFCDISLDYIKVYEPVAANLLCDRMEEMMLQTGQNGFHFVDEAAPPALMRALALEILRRKLAVTWWTNIRFEKSFSKDLCLLLKASGCIAVSGGLEVASDRLLKLIDKGVTVEQVARVTRNFTEAGIMVHAYLMYGYPTQTIQETVDSLEMVRQLFEAGILQSGFWHQFAMTAHSPVGLYPEKFGVTKATEAIGTFANNDIDYTDSTGINHDKFSFGLKKSLFNFMHGICFDYELQDWFDFKIPKTKIDPDFIFNALEEGNDFNTKPNAKVVWLGGKPFVEHFTKSKKGRSWEMMSFTFHDKKESFNIQTNKEEGEWLVQILSKMAISNAKNYTFQEVKNDFETNLDDFELFWYSKPVNTLREFGLLVL